TGGAACATCCTGCAGTAGCAGAAGCAGCAGTAATAGGAAAACCACACAATATAAAAGGAGAATCAATAAAAGCATTTGTGATATTAAAAGAAGGAGTTCAGCCTTCAGAGGAGTTAAAAGAGAGAATAAAAGATACGGTAAAAGAGATACTAGGAGCAATAGCAGTGCCGGATGAGATAGAGTTTGTAGATAAATTACCAAAAACAAGAAGTGGAAAAATAATGAGAAGATTATTAAAAGCAAGGGAACTTGGTCTTGAACTTGGAGATACTTCTACCCTTGAAGAATAAATATCTAAAAAGGAGAGAAAATGCAGGAAAACCTTACACCAAAACAAATTATACAGGAACTTGACAAATATATTATAGGACAGCAAGAAGCAAAAAAAGCAGTTGCAATAGCATTAAGAAACAGATGGAGAAGACAAAATTTACCGGAAGATTTAAGAGATGAAGT
The genomic region above belongs to Venenivibrio stagnispumantis and contains:
- a CDS encoding AMP-binding enzyme codes for the protein EHPAVAEAAVIGKPHNIKGESIKAFVILKEGVQPSEELKERIKDTVKEILGAIAVPDEIEFVDKLPKTRSGKIMRRLLKARELGLELGDTSTLEE